The DNA window ACAAGATTCACTATTGAGCaacagatattttttaatatgagtACAAGTTGTAACCTTGATAAATCACAAGCAACAGATTATGTTGCCTTCAGAAATATGGGTATCCCAATCCAAGATTACAGAAAATGAGTTGATATGGTATTTTATTGAACCAGGTAGAACAAGGCAGCATTCATTTTTCTTGATATTCATGCCATTCGTGAGAAGATGATCACAATCATCAAACAGAAAGTCAGAACCTGTTAATGTCTCAGTTCACCAGTTGGTGATCTGATTGGGTGATGGTAAAGGGGGCCTGATGTAAAGCTCTAAACCAATGGTTGAATACCACCCCTGTGCcttaaggaaaataaatagGCTTTGTTTGGCCCATCACACTCTTCTCTCTCCAGTCGGTCTGACTAGTCCCAGTTTAATGCTTGGTTTAACTCGGAACAGGAGGTTTAAAGTGGGGGAAAACGCACGAGTGGCCTTTTTACACAACCAAATCAAACTGAACTGATTCTGGTTCTTTTGGTTAAACCACAGGTCCAGTCCGGTTTTTCATGCTAGTATTGCAATATAAGATGACTACCGCAGTCTTATCAGACCCTTCTGGAGGCTTCTAAGTCGCTGACCATGCTGCTGCTATCTTCATTGAAGGTGACACCTATTTTGCTTTCATTTGTGCAAATGCTACTGTTGTAGCTTGGCCAGTCTAGTATTTGACAAGGACCCATCTACAATGTATAGAAATGGAACAGGGGTAGCATCCAGTAAAGCCAAATGGTTCACTACTAAGCAATATCAAGGCCCATAATCAGCGGCATGATTACCGTCTCACTTCCAGCCACCCAATGATCTATCTAGCATCTGGGAAGGGGTAAACAGTAGATAGGAGTGAGCACAAAATTAAGCCATGCGCTCACAAAAGTTCATAATATTAAGATGATTTGGATGTGTTCAACAACATATGAGTTGTCAAGATCTATCAGTGGCGCTAATGGTCACTGCTATAAAAAAGGGTGGGTTGAGATTTTGCCTCCCTGAACAGGAAGACAAAAATCTGAACCTTCAATTTAACAGAATTACAAAATAGACTGTTCCATACAGAAGAAGATAGTGTGTATTATTCTGCTcaatatttatcttataagaAGGAAATGCAAGGCAACATATTACCATAATATCACCATAAATACATACAAGTTGAACTTGGTCAATGCATCGTGTAGAGTAGAAACTACAAAAGAATAAAGTAACATAAATTTAGGAGTGAGAAACCATTACTTGGATGATCTGGTTTCAGGTCAACAGTCAACTGATGTGCAATCAACTTATCATTCTGATCTCTGGTGCCTAATACAGCTCTAGAGTCACCTAGATTCCCAACAATAAGATCATGGCCCTGAAAGTATAGACATAATTTTAGATAGTCtgcatattatattatattgttatgtgatagtaaatatatttttttacagggAAATGACGAAACTGCTTACCTGCTTGATTAAAGTAACAGCAGTAGTTCCACTGCAAATGCAATCTATGTTCCGTTGTAATTTGAGCTCCTTATCCACATTTTTAAAAGCCTTTCGGAAAGATTCTTTCATTGCGTTGTAGAATTCTTGATGTTCTTTATGTCCAGCCAATGTGGGAGACCTGCATTCCGCATCTGCGTATGGAGATAAATTCTCTTCCAGAGTTGAGACGTCTGAATTGCTGGTTGGACTATCCCCATAGTCTTCATATATCAAATCACACAGTCTTGAAGGGAGAATATCTCTTACTTTCCGGGCAATGAGATGGCCATGTGGGCCATGACCATCAAAAACTCCACAAAAAACCGTGTCTGATCTTCCATTATAATTCTGCCCATTGTTCCATAAATATTCACAAGAAGTTAATAATATACATAATGTGAAGACATAAGAAAGATAAAACAGAAGCGTTGAAGGAGACACTCATTCATGACACTTAGAGAACCATGTAATTCATTTAGGTTAGAGACTCGAGGGtgttagaaaagaaaaggttagaATTCATAATaatgacacacacacacacacacacatatatatatagctcacCAACGGTGAACTATTTGACCAAATGAGTACCATTTTGATGCTGCACTATGTGCCAGCATTTATCTTTAGGCATAAACCAGTACATCATGAATATAATTTCAGTgccaaaattataataaacaaACTATTCGTATTAGTGAACAAAATGATCTTCATATGAGAAAATGCATaagcaaataaaaattcaaaggTTCCTCGAAAATTATTGAGGCATTACAAGCTTGCTCCATTTTTTACTTAAACGAATCAACTCAATGTAACACAGCTCAAATAGTTAATACTACGTAATCTGCTAAACTCACTCCCTCcccacaaaatatatataaagaaaactGTTGAACTTTCAGAATGCAGAAGCAATGCATGCATTTTCTACAATAAGTGCATTGCCTATTAAAACTCACGTTTACAATGAATCATACCATCGAAACATGAACACAGCGAAAGATAAACGAGCAGTAAGGTAAAGGAAGGGATTCGGGATCTTCAAGAGTCCGGATACCTCCCACGCGACCATGGCGTCCTGGTTGGTGCCCTTCCTCCCCTGCCGCGTGAACAGGCAGGCCACATTCCCCGCCCCGCTCCCCGCTATCCTCCcgggcgcctcctcctccctcctcctgccCCCTTCTCCTTTCACCGGCGCAGTCGCCCCCTCCATGGCCCGAcgctccgccgccgtgagACACGACCCCATCGACAGTGCATGCACCACATCCTGCAGACAATCCAGGCACCCACCTCCGTCTCCGCCTCCCCCactccgcgacggcggcggcgccgccgccgccaccgctgccgccgttaCCGCCGCCGTCTTGGCTCCTCTCCGTCACGGGCCAACCTGGAAGGAAGTCCCCGCCCCGCAATGCGTCCCAGAGATTTTCGACCCTTCCACGCCCCCCAACCCAAGCTCCTCCCGCAAGATTCGATCTCTGGAAGCGCGTAGGGGCGgtggaatttatttttattttttattttgatcgcGTCGTGGGCAGCAGAGATGGATAGAAGCCAGccaggaaaagagaaaagggtGGTGGGATGGGACAAGAATAGGGAATCCACAACGGGAAAATAGTAGGCGCACAGTAAACAAGCGGCTCTGCGtgatttgcttttttttttttttcgttcggCGCCAACATTGTCAATCTTATCGACGAGTATGCTTTTTAACTGACGTGAAAAGGCCTGATGagatattagtatatgatttattttttattatttatagaaaattaaaaaaatttattaatctgatttt is part of the Oryza brachyantha chromosome 11, ObraRS2, whole genome shotgun sequence genome and encodes:
- the LOC102719809 gene encoding probable protein phosphatase 2C 75, coding for MGSCLTAAERRAMEGATAPVKGEGGRRREEEAPGRIAGSGAGNVACLFTRQGRKGTNQDAMVAWENYNGRSDTVFCGVFDGHGPHGHLIARKVRDILPSRLCDLIYEDYGDSPTSNSDVSTLEENLSPYADAECRSPTLAGHKEHQEFYNAMKESFRKAFKNVDKELKLQRNIDCICSGTTAVTLIKQGHDLIVGNLGDSRAVLGTRDQNDKLIAHQLTVDLKPDHPREARRIRRCNGRVFAHQDEPDVARLWLPNCNSPGLAMARAFGDFCLKDFGLISVPDVAYRRITEKDEFIVLATDGVWDVLSNQEVVDVVASCSGRFTAARSVVDLANETWRFKYPTSKTDDCAVVCLFLNKYDVASGLSGHPGYNPRIPALSGNTQPNSKRVTPVDADDGSDSNVSGDERSLDGFTRLNTLVALPKFGDTSPTKK